In Nocardioides dokdonensis FR1436, the following are encoded in one genomic region:
- the pgsA gene encoding CDP-diacylglycerol--glycerol-3-phosphate 3-phosphatidyltransferase, with translation MSGTTGGTGQEARPSNWNLPNALTTLRIVLVPFFGAALLIDGGDSAVWRTVAYVIFAVAMITDKIDGDIARARNLVTDFGKIADPIADKAMTGMALIALAIIGDVWWWVAIVVLVREWSVTLLRLSIAKRVVLAAKDLGKLKTTVQVLSLGALTLPLRDPDLPAVLDVPGEVLFYVAQVLLAAAVALTLWSGWEFFRDVWKQRDSLSGPRPPRP, from the coding sequence ATGAGCGGGACGACCGGGGGGACCGGCCAGGAGGCCCGTCCCAGCAACTGGAACCTGCCCAACGCGCTCACCACGCTGCGCATCGTGCTGGTGCCGTTCTTCGGTGCGGCGCTGCTCATCGACGGCGGCGACTCCGCCGTCTGGCGCACCGTCGCCTACGTGATCTTCGCGGTCGCGATGATCACCGACAAGATCGACGGCGACATCGCCCGGGCCCGCAACCTGGTCACCGACTTCGGCAAGATCGCCGACCCGATCGCCGACAAGGCCATGACCGGGATGGCCCTCATCGCCCTCGCGATCATCGGCGACGTGTGGTGGTGGGTCGCGATCGTGGTGCTGGTGCGTGAATGGAGCGTGACGCTGCTGCGGCTCTCCATCGCCAAGCGGGTCGTGCTGGCCGCCAAGGACCTCGGCAAGCTCAAGACGACCGTGCAGGTGCTCTCGCTCGGCGCGCTGACCCTGCCGTTGCGCGACCCCGACCTGCCCGCGGTGCTCGACGTGCCCGGTGAGGTCCTCTTCTACGTCGCCCAGGTCCTGCTCGCCGCGGCGGTCGCGCTGACGCTGTGGTCGGGCTGGGAGTTCTTCCGCGACGTGTGGAAGCAGCGGGACTCGCTGTCCGGTCCCCGCCCCCCGCGCCCCTGA